One part of the Sorangiineae bacterium MSr11954 genome encodes these proteins:
- a CDS encoding DNA polymerase III subunit delta' produces MAIMPSTAPDPAHRAGPSRTILGQVRSQPTAVATLERALATGRVHHAYLFDGPDGVGKELAAFGLAQALVCEVRGSSPAAGAAPEACGECSACKRTSPREGHARPLHPDVVVLERGLYEPAQIGRRTPEAQELSIDQVRTLVLARAAFPPHEGRAKVFIVRRADELSISATNALLKTLEEPGKGTHFILLCSRPDTLLPTIRSRTLRVRFAPLPDTVVTELLVARGTAQETAGTLAALSGGSMATALALADPEESSKRQQFVEKALAAVESPDLGTGLELAEEAKKNKDVLEISLQALAIRLAEEARRTAANGDRHADVAAARYRLALSAAQELDANASPQLTVESMIVRMRSV; encoded by the coding sequence ATGGCGATCATGCCCAGCACCGCCCCCGATCCCGCTCACCGCGCTGGCCCGTCTCGCACGATCCTCGGGCAGGTCCGGTCGCAGCCCACCGCGGTGGCCACCTTGGAGCGCGCGCTCGCCACGGGTCGCGTGCACCACGCGTATCTGTTCGATGGGCCCGACGGTGTCGGCAAGGAGCTGGCGGCGTTCGGGCTCGCGCAGGCGCTGGTGTGCGAGGTGCGCGGGAGCTCGCCCGCGGCGGGTGCGGCGCCCGAGGCGTGCGGCGAGTGCTCGGCGTGCAAGCGCACCTCGCCGCGCGAGGGGCACGCGCGCCCGCTGCACCCCGACGTGGTGGTGTTGGAGCGGGGCCTCTACGAGCCGGCCCAAATCGGCCGGCGCACCCCGGAGGCGCAGGAGCTATCCATCGACCAAGTGCGTACGTTGGTGCTGGCGCGGGCCGCCTTTCCGCCGCACGAGGGCCGCGCCAAGGTGTTCATCGTGCGCCGGGCCGATGAGCTGAGCATTTCGGCGACCAACGCGCTCCTCAAGACGTTGGAGGAGCCCGGAAAGGGGACGCACTTCATCCTTCTTTGCTCCCGCCCCGACACCTTGCTCCCCACGATCCGGTCGCGAACCTTGCGGGTGCGCTTTGCGCCGCTCCCCGATACCGTGGTGACCGAGCTCCTCGTCGCCCGTGGAACCGCGCAGGAGACCGCGGGCACCTTGGCGGCGTTGTCCGGTGGAAGCATGGCCACGGCGCTCGCCTTGGCGGATCCCGAGGAGAGCTCCAAGCGGCAGCAGTTCGTCGAAAAAGCCTTGGCGGCCGTGGAGTCGCCCGATCTGGGCACGGGGTTGGAGCTCGCCGAGGAGGCCAAGAAGAACAAAGACGTGCTGGAGATCTCCCTGCAAGCGCTGGCCATCCGCCTCGCAGAAGAAGCGCGCCGGACCGCCGCCAACGGCGATCGCCACGCCGACGTGGCCGCGGCGCGCTACCGTTTGGCGCTATCGGCGGCGCAGGAGCTCGATGCCAATGCGTCGCCTCAGCTCACCGTCGAATCGATGATCGTGCGCATGCGCAGCGTGTGA
- a CDS encoding SDR family oxidoreductase, which yields MSARRALVTGGSRGIGAAVAATLAREGYRVVVHCRSDVTAAKRVVADLSGTGHAVVSADIADPGSVEAMVSAAVSALGGLDVLINNAAIYDDHRIDETTYAEWQAAWARMIGVNLVGTANVTWCFVDHVRKRAEGPRGARIITVGSRGAYRGEPDAPAYGASKAGEHAFTQSLAVALARYGISVAGVAPGFVRTDLTRSLLEGPAGVAIRAQSPFNRAGEPEEVAAAVAWLASPAAEWASGTILDLNGASYLR from the coding sequence ATGAGCGCACGTCGCGCACTCGTTACAGGTGGTTCGAGGGGCATCGGTGCTGCAGTTGCCGCCACGCTCGCGCGGGAAGGGTACCGCGTGGTGGTGCACTGCCGGAGCGATGTCACCGCGGCCAAGAGGGTCGTCGCCGATCTCTCCGGCACCGGGCACGCCGTGGTCAGCGCGGACATCGCCGATCCCGGATCCGTCGAGGCCATGGTCTCCGCCGCGGTGTCGGCCCTCGGCGGGCTCGATGTCTTAATCAACAACGCGGCCATTTACGACGATCACCGCATCGATGAGACGACCTACGCCGAGTGGCAGGCCGCGTGGGCGCGGATGATTGGGGTGAACCTGGTGGGCACCGCCAATGTCACATGGTGTTTCGTCGACCATGTGCGCAAACGCGCCGAGGGACCCCGTGGGGCGCGCATCATCACGGTGGGCTCGCGCGGAGCGTACCGCGGTGAGCCCGATGCGCCGGCCTATGGCGCGTCGAAGGCCGGCGAGCATGCGTTCACGCAGTCGCTCGCGGTGGCGCTCGCGCGCTATGGCATCTCGGTCGCAGGTGTGGCGCCGGGCTTCGTTCGCACCGACTTGACCCGCTCCTTGCTCGAGGGCCCGGCCGGGGTCGCCATTCGGGCGCAGAGCCCCTTCAACCGCGCCGGGGAGCCGGAGGAGGTGGCGGCCGCCGTGGCCTGGCTCGCGTCGCCTGCCGCGGAGTGGGCCAGCGGCACCATCCTCGATCTCAACGGCGCCTCCTATTTGCGGTGA
- a CDS encoding thiamine phosphate synthase has protein sequence MMRGLYPILDTTTLRARHMAPLDFAAEVLRARPCALQLRAKEDSDGDVLALLRELAPLCQRAAVPLVCNDRPDLAVLAGCDMVHVGQEDAPIEAARRIAPHVPIGVSTHDLNQLARAIEARPAYVAYGPIFPTSSKQNPDRVVGLDGLRAASELARRASIPLVAIGGITLERAPEVAQWADCAAVIAGVFAEGRTLFEQASALHAALGARG, from the coding sequence ATGATGCGCGGCCTCTACCCCATTTTGGATACGACGACCTTGCGCGCGCGGCATATGGCGCCGCTCGACTTCGCGGCGGAGGTTCTGCGCGCGCGCCCATGTGCGCTGCAGCTTCGCGCCAAGGAGGACTCCGACGGCGACGTGCTCGCGCTCCTTCGCGAGCTCGCGCCCTTGTGCCAGCGGGCCGCGGTTCCGCTGGTGTGCAACGATCGCCCGGACCTGGCGGTGCTCGCCGGCTGCGACATGGTCCACGTCGGTCAGGAAGATGCGCCCATCGAGGCCGCGCGCCGCATCGCCCCCCACGTGCCCATCGGCGTTTCGACCCACGATTTGAACCAGCTCGCGCGCGCCATCGAGGCGCGCCCGGCGTATGTGGCGTACGGTCCCATCTTTCCCACGAGCAGCAAGCAAAACCCCGATCGCGTGGTCGGCCTCGATGGGCTTCGCGCCGCGTCCGAGCTCGCGCGCAGAGCCTCCATTCCGCTGGTGGCCATCGGCGGCATCACCCTCGAGCGCGCCCCCGAGGTAGCTCAATGGGCCGATTGCGCCGCCGTCATCGCGGGCGTCTTCGCCGAGGGCCGCACGCTGTTCGAGCAGGCCTCGGCGCTTCACGCGGCCCTGGGCGCGCGGGGATGA
- a CDS encoding small ribosomal subunit Rsm22 family protein yields the protein MISPLDETWRSLLDDVARERKWPTSSEVKKLAASVRALSSAYNDGREAPAARARSAEALGARLLFSFPRDIPKGAASVRELLATGLLRIPEDRPLRVLDVGAGVGAMTWGVARALAGAGQSGQLEATLVDEDPAALDLAARIFKRRTGEGEVRITARCVRGGVDANVGTGHDLVILGQVLSELDRDVPDTERVVRHKDLIASLLKRVRPDGSLVVVEPALRARTRHLHAVRDALISAPGSGATLFAPCLHTSACPMLTNPGDWCHEDLPVNLPAWLVEVARGAGLRWEGLTYSYLILRNDGATLARALEPRGFGGTRLRVVSDLIVTKGKSEIFLCSETGTLSRPARLDRALSDGNASWGSLVRGDIVAIESFEGRRIERETTIKRWS from the coding sequence ATGATCTCGCCGCTCGACGAAACGTGGCGCTCTCTGCTCGACGACGTCGCGCGCGAGCGAAAATGGCCCACCTCGTCCGAGGTGAAGAAGCTCGCCGCGAGCGTGCGCGCGCTCTCCTCCGCCTACAACGATGGCCGCGAAGCACCCGCCGCCAGGGCCCGGAGCGCCGAGGCGCTGGGGGCGCGGCTTTTGTTCTCGTTTCCGCGGGACATTCCAAAGGGGGCCGCCTCGGTCCGGGAGCTGCTTGCGACGGGCCTCCTTCGCATCCCCGAAGACCGCCCCTTGCGCGTGCTCGATGTGGGCGCCGGGGTGGGGGCCATGACCTGGGGCGTCGCGCGCGCCCTCGCGGGGGCCGGCCAATCGGGCCAACTCGAGGCGACCTTGGTCGACGAGGATCCCGCCGCCCTCGACTTGGCGGCGCGTATCTTCAAGCGTCGCACCGGGGAAGGGGAGGTGCGCATCACGGCGCGGTGCGTGCGCGGCGGTGTCGATGCCAATGTGGGAACCGGCCACGATCTCGTGATCTTGGGGCAGGTCCTGAGCGAGCTGGATCGCGACGTGCCCGACACGGAGCGCGTGGTGCGGCACAAGGATCTCATCGCCTCGCTCTTGAAACGCGTGCGGCCGGACGGCTCGCTGGTCGTGGTCGAGCCGGCGCTGCGCGCGCGCACGCGGCACCTGCACGCCGTGCGCGACGCGTTGATTTCGGCGCCGGGGTCGGGGGCAACGTTGTTTGCGCCGTGTTTGCACACGAGCGCGTGCCCGATGCTGACCAACCCGGGCGACTGGTGCCACGAGGATTTGCCCGTGAACCTTCCGGCTTGGCTGGTGGAGGTCGCCCGCGGCGCGGGGCTGCGCTGGGAGGGGCTGACGTACAGCTACCTCATTCTGCGAAACGATGGCGCCACCTTGGCGCGCGCGCTCGAGCCGCGGGGCTTTGGCGGCACGCGCCTGCGGGTGGTCTCGGATCTCATCGTCACCAAGGGGAAGTCGGAGATCTTTCTGTGCAGCGAAACGGGCACGCTGTCGCGGCCTGCCCGGCTCGATCGCGCGCTCTCCGACGGCAACGCCAGCTGGGGCTCCCTCGTGCGCGGCGACATCGTCGCCATCGAGTCGTTCGAGGGGCGCCGGATCGAACGCGAAACTACAATCAAGAGATGGTCATGA